One Hydrogenispora ethanolica DNA segment encodes these proteins:
- a CDS encoding DUF503 domain-containing protein has protein sequence MFIRAIAIDIHIPGARTLKDKRQVLQSIIVRLRRLNLSVAEVGYQDQWQRAALGVAMVGADLGLLEQLQAQILRLIEESYPVEIAHWEIRDYE, from the coding sequence ATGTTTATTCGGGCGATCGCCATTGACATCCATATTCCCGGGGCCCGGACGCTCAAGGACAAACGCCAGGTGTTGCAGAGCATCATCGTTCGTCTGCGCCGCCTCAATCTTTCCGTGGCCGAGGTCGGTTATCAGGACCAATGGCAACGGGCCGCTCTGGGCGTAGCGATGGTCGGCGCGGATCTCGGCTTACTGGAGCAGCTGCAAGCGCAGATTCTCCGGCTGATCGAGGAGAGCTACCCGGTGGAGATCGCGCATTGGGAGATTCGCGATTACGAATGA
- a CDS encoding type 1 glutamine amidotransferase, producing MKVLVCRHSPQDGLGHFETLLRQAGVDYEYQAMDRDDRVRSLRDYQGLVLMGGVMNAYQEAEYPFLRTDLAYVGQALRLDLPILGFCLGAQLCARYLGGPVTKNPRPELGWYELRREGESSLLDGFPERFRVFQWHEDSFAIPPGGRRLASSASCPNQAFVWGERLYGLQFHLEVTRTMAEEWLQDEAAVTAWGFRPEAVLRDTRRYAAAAFPLAQTLAANFARLLGAAERP from the coding sequence ATGAAAGTACTGGTCTGCCGACATAGCCCCCAGGACGGCCTGGGCCATTTCGAAACGTTGCTGCGCCAAGCCGGCGTGGACTATGAATATCAGGCCATGGACCGGGACGACCGGGTCCGTTCACTCCGGGATTATCAAGGGCTGGTCCTGATGGGCGGGGTCATGAATGCCTATCAGGAGGCCGAATACCCGTTTCTCCGGACCGATCTGGCTTATGTCGGTCAGGCGCTCCGCCTTGACCTGCCGATCCTCGGCTTCTGTCTCGGCGCCCAACTCTGCGCCCGCTATCTGGGCGGACCGGTCACCAAGAACCCCCGGCCCGAATTGGGCTGGTACGAATTGCGCCGGGAGGGGGAGAGTTCGCTGCTGGACGGGTTTCCCGAGCGGTTCCGGGTCTTTCAGTGGCATGAGGATAGCTTCGCCATTCCGCCCGGCGGCCGGCGGCTCGCCAGTTCCGCCAGCTGCCCCAACCAGGCGTTCGTCTGGGGCGAGCGCCTTTATGGCTTGCAATTCCATTTGGAGGTCACCCGGACCATGGCCGAGGAATGGTTGCAGGATGAAGCGGCCGTGACTGCCTGGGGTTTCCGGCCGGAGGCGGTGCTCCGGGACACCCGGCGTTACGCCGCGGCGGCGTTTCCATTGGCCCAGACATTGGCGGCCAACTTCGCCCGGCTGTTGGGCGCCGCGGAGCGGCCGTAG
- a CDS encoding N-acetyltransferase: MIEFRKAKMTDVEAIHGLITEFAEKGLMLPRSRNTLYETLREFTIIVDDGRLIGTGALHIIWDDLAEVRALALREEYQGQGLGKRLIAILEREAAELGIHRVFALTYQVEFFKKCGFTEEDKNAMPHKIWKECIECPKFPNCDEVAMIKRVGPSPI; this comes from the coding sequence ATGATTGAGTTTCGGAAAGCGAAGATGACGGATGTCGAGGCCATTCATGGTTTGATCACCGAATTCGCCGAAAAAGGACTGATGTTGCCGCGCTCGCGCAACACCTTGTATGAAACCTTGCGGGAGTTCACCATCATTGTGGATGACGGCCGTTTGATCGGCACCGGCGCCCTCCACATCATCTGGGACGATCTGGCGGAGGTCCGGGCCCTGGCGCTCCGCGAGGAGTATCAGGGCCAGGGATTGGGGAAGCGGCTCATCGCCATCCTGGAGCGGGAAGCGGCCGAGCTCGGGATTCATCGGGTATTTGCCCTGACCTACCAGGTGGAATTCTTCAAGAAATGCGGTTTTACAGAAGAGGACAAAAACGCCATGCCGCATAAGATCTGGAAGGAATGCATCGAATGTCCCAAGTTTCCCAACTGCGACGAGGTGGCCATGATCAAACGGGTCGGACCGTCGCCGATTTGA